In the genome of Candoia aspera isolate rCanAsp1 chromosome 4, rCanAsp1.hap2, whole genome shotgun sequence, the window AATAATGCTTAAGATGATTCTTTTGTTTCCCCACTCAGAAAAGCAATCACACTTGTCTAGAACTACAACTGATGGAAAATGAgcttattttatgaaaaaaatgtcCTTTTCCAGTGCCCTATTCCAGAGAAAATCAATGGCTGAGAACTATACAAAAGTTGTAAAGGAACTGTAATGAAGTTGTGACCTGAACAAATCCGTTAGAGGCTACCAGCTGGAGTTTTATTATAAACACAAATAAAGTgaaataagtttattttatttggtataaAATGAGAACTTTGTACATCAAAATTTAGGGTCTGGACATGTGCCAGTCATAACCACTATGAAAAACAGTTTTTGCTTCTTGCTCTCCTTTAAtgcattatttttacttttgtgttccttgaattgttttaataatttgcttatttgtaatttttttttagtgataCCCTGACTTTTCCTCCTCTGTCCCACTGAGGTTTCCTTTTTCATCCTGCCCAATTTCTTCAGTGCTGCCCTTCCCATTTAGAATAAGACTGATTGTGACAGAACAACTGGGAAAGTTGGACCTTCCCAGTTTAAAGCTGAACTTACAGTTCAACTTGAAAGGTAACTTAATCTTAAAAGAGTTCTGTTAGGCATCGGCAAAGGAGGGGTGGCAGAGTGATCCCACTACTGCCTCTTCTACAGGGTCTAACTCTGAGCCAGGCTGCCTTCCTCAAATACAGAATTTCCAAGAAAAGAGATGAGAAGTTCAGCTGATTACTCTTCTGAAGAAGGAATCCTCTCCTGCAATAGCAGAAGTGATAAAGATGCCATACAATTTATTGGCTGAATGATGAGAAGCAGTAATCTCAGCTCTAGCTGGGGAAATCCAGTATCTGTAGTCAAGAATACCTTCCTCAAATACAGAATTTTCAAGAAAACAGATGAGAAGTTCTGCTGATTATTTTTCTGTAGAAATCAATTCTACAGCGGAACAAAGAATTCCTGCAATAGCAGAAGTGATAAAGGCGGTCAACAATGTATTTGTGGAATGATGGGAACAGTAATAAGAGCTCATACTGAGAAAATCCACAGTGTGTGTCACACTTAACAGTGATACATgatctccctcccttcccaactTGCTGCCTGAATTCCTTGGCTCATTCTGGGTGGCAGGGCTTGAAAAAAGTTCCCAGTATCTTTTTGTAAGAAGAGGATATgtaatatcatccatccatccatccatccatccatccatccatccatccatccatccatccatctatctatctatctatctatctatctatctatctatctatctatctatctatcatctatctatgtgTATATGTCTACAGTATATATGtctatatgtacatgtacacacaatcagacacacacaaacacacaccctctAGGCCCTGCAAATGCATGGTACCCAACTTGCATTGTTAAATGGGAAACAGttgaaaactacagtatatactaAATGACCcaaatgtttaaagaaataaCATTAGACTCATGtgttaagggaaaaaaaggaaggatggaACCATAGTCCTGAAGATTAATAAcgttctttcatttttttatttcagaatcACTTTACTTTCCCCCAGCAAGGAGGAAATCAGTCAACTACTACAGAATTTATCCTTTTGGGATTTGGCAATCTGCTTGAACTGCGAATAGTCCTCTTCATGTTGTTTCTTCCTGTCTATACTTTGTCCATTGCTGGAAATCTCCTAATTGTTTCACTGGTTGTAGCTGACCAGCATCTTCAgacccccatgtacttcttcctcgTTAATTTGTCTTGTTTGGAGACCTGTTACATTTCAACCATCCTTCCCAGGATGCTGGCTAGTTTTGTAACTGGAGATCAATCTATATCTGTCTATGGATGCATCATACAATACTACTTCTTTGGGTTTTTTGCAGCCACTGAATGCTATCTTCTAGCAATGATGTCTTATGATCGGTATTTAGCAATATGCAAACCATTGCATTACACCACTCTCATGAATGGTAGACTCTGCCTCCAGTTGGCTCTCACATCTTGGATTAGTGGCCTATTGACCAACACTATCATAACCTTCTTTCTCCTGGAACTTACCTTCTGTGGACCCAATGAAATTGACCATTTCTTTTGTGATGTATATCCAGTAGCAAACATTTCATGCAGCAATACACGCTTAGTAAAGCTTGCTACATTTATTTTAGGCATTATGGGAACAGGGCCACCATTTTTGATAACATTGGCCTCATACATCTTCATTCTTTATACAGTCCTGCAAATTAATTCTAAAACTGCTCAACAGAAAGCCTTTTCAACATGTTCATCACACCTGATTGTAGTGACACTTTTCTATGGGTCAATATTCCTTGTCTATATAGTTCCTGAGATTGAAACACTAAAGGAACTACACAAGatcttttctatattttacaCTGTCCTGACTCCAATGCTCAACCCTCTTATCTACAGTTTGAGAAACAGAGAGGTGAAGGGAGCTCTCTTCAAAGCAATCAGAAAATACAGCAACAAAATTTCATAATCTCGTAATGTCCTAGAAAGTTTCCACTGCTGATTCAGATATTCAGAAatgaatttttgtttctttctaaatGAAGTAATCTGATCCACATCTGTCCTTCAGGGATGAGTAGATTACTTCTCAGcatgtctgtatgtgtgcatgtaggtatgtgcaaaaacatatttaaataatgaagatTGTTTTAAAGCACTTGTCTTTCtgcttttaaattttcattttactGTAGAAATGTAAAAGCATATGTCTGCAAAGAAATATGAATGAGGGATGATTCTTTTGTTTCCCCACTCAGAAAAGCAATCACACTTATCTAGAACTAAAACTGATGGAAAATGAGCTTATTTTATGAAAAATTGTCCTTTTCCAGtggagggattttttttcaatctttgtCAGCAAGAAATGATtgacagtcccccccccccccccaaaggccTCAAATGTTAGTGTTCCTTTCTGAGGAGCCAGGCAGTCCAAGGATGGCCTAAATGAATGGTTTCCAGTGTGTATGagtgggaaaaaataaagaactaccctcctctctttctctcattcccacttcacacacaccccttttccttTGTTGCTAATTGTATCTACTATGTATTCCCCAACATCCCCATATATAAAAGCTCACATAGTAGATTTCCACACCTTCCTGCGCCCGAGGTAATTTTCTATTACTACTCCTCTCGTCTTTGACCACTGGCTGGTGATTATGGAAGTTACAGCTCAGCACTTCTGAgtgtaccaggttggggaaaatgtCTTAGGGCTGCCTCTTTAACCACAGGTAGTAAGAAGACTCTGATAGTGGAACCAGTTGACCAGAAAAATAGCGGATGTGTTGTCCTTCATTGGATGTGTCCTCTTGGAGATGAGAGAGTCATCTAACTGGAATGATTCATTTTGGACACCTGCACTGAGTAAGGGGTTGACCTCAGTTGCATaaatggttccttccaactctctgATTCCATGCTTTTACTCCTCATCCATCTGTTTTCTTAATGGCTCTCAACTGCAGCCATCACTTCAAATTATCGGGGTGTAGGGTCATGGAATCTGTTTAGTCTTCAACtctgtttcattctttcttcttctcctgaTCCTTTAGTTCACAAACGAATATATTCCTGCATACTGTCTAAATGCTTTGTACATGTAGAAACCTCAGCTTGTCCTCTTTTTACTGCCAAACTATTTTAGTATGACAGAGGTTCACAAAAAATTATTGTCATATAGCATCAGGTCCAAACCTGAATGCTTTACTTGAGGCTATAGATGTAGTAACATAAAACCCAAGCCAATAAAAGCCTCCAAATTCAGGTTTAATAAAATTCAGTACCACTTGTTTATACATCAAATTATTCATGATGGTCAATACTCTGAAATTCAATATTCcccaataaataagtaaataaatattttgggggcatcttatataatttattttcttttccttgcctGCTTATCTTATgctctttgttcatttttattttgttagagTAGTCACTTTTGCTATTTGTATTTCAAACTCCTGAATTCTTCCAAGGGCCCCAATTTCTCCATATCCCAGCTGTTCTATTTCCTCCCCACTCTTGTTTCAGCCCAGTAAGCAAAACCTTTTTGGGCTTGTGGGAAATATGAAGGTTTCTGCATCTCTGTGAAAATTATGCTATTTTGGCTATGTAACAATCATTTTTGTACATGGAGTGCTTATAAGCAGTATATTAGTATATGGGTGATGACAGTGATTTTTAGTTCAAGGCTGACTGACCCAATATCTGTAGCTTTTAAATGCTCATTCCATTCTTAATTTTCAGGTTACTTAAACGAGATAATTAATTCAAGTTCATATGAAGTTAGAAGACACAGGTAGTTGTGAAGTGTCTGAAGAAGAACTGTAGAGGGTGCCAAGCTTCTTCACTTGGTTTTAAAATCATGAACTTTTTACCAGACACTTAAACAAATTGAATATTTGATTGGTGATTGGGTGCACATCTTACTcagttatatttaatttaataaaatgtagAAGAACATTTCTATGAAAAGCCTCAGTAAGTTTGACTTCCTTTGTAAAGTTCTGCCAAATTTTCCTAAGTGTTCTCATCtcacaaaaggaaaataatttcacAGAAACAAGATacttacagaaaaaaatggaaaatgtatttataaaatatatttaataaatataaatatttattaaacttcCCAACTTGCTGCCTCTACACATATTGGATTGCAGATCCAATTCTGGACAGCATGACCAATAGTCAAGAATTTGTTAGCGTGAGATTTAGAGGTAGATTTAATGGAATTATGATTTTTAGCACATGTCTCCACTATACTGCAGTAATATTGAACCTGAAGGCACTATCTTAAGCTCTAcctgaaaaaaatatgaagacAAGACAATAAAGAGTCTTGTGGGAATTGACATCTTTACTATGGCATAGGTTTTTGGAGATCCACATGTTTGTTAGATCTGTAGAACATCATTTTGAGATAggacaaatatatacagtaataatTATCATGTGAACATTCTAATCAATATTGTTGGTAAACCCCCCCCCTCCATAGCTGCTTACAGAGAACCATACTGAAACTATTCCTCATTTCCAAGCCCTAAGAGAAGTCTTAAAGTGAATTCCCAACCCTTTGTGAGTGAAAGCCacactttttcctttctccaaacACTAAGATTGCTCTCCAATTCAATTCATCTAATTGAGTTTACTGCTCTGTATGAAGCTCTTTTTTCTAACATCTCACTTTCTTAAATGATTCTAATTCCTTCCCATTATGCTATTACTTTCCCCCAGTCTCACAGAATCCTGAAAACATAGAACCATAGAGATAGAAATCCCATTTAGGTCATCAAATACAACTCCCTGTTCCAAATTAAACTAGCACTAACAAATGGCCCAGTAGCCACTCTCTGAACTCATTCAGGAAAGAGGAGTCCACTCCTCCATTGGTAATTGGTTTAATTGTTCAACAGATCTCCTTAACAGTCAAacagttctttcttcttttgttacACCTCTTAGCCTGGTTttattacaatgataaaaaatggaaaagaaaaactgatCTACATTTTGAAGAtgggtgagaaataaataaaatgaatagcaCTTTTACACCATCAACATTTCTATTCCCCAGGAATATTCTCTATTTCTGAGCAATGAAATCTGTTTATGGTACTCTCAAACACAGAGAGTCTGTAAGCCTATCAGTTCTGATCAATACAGGAGTGAAAATAAGTTTATTTAATCAGTGCTCCCACCCCAGTTGCCATCACACCTGGAATAATGGGTGGTAGGAATTTCTATGTTTCTTAAGAATTGGATATCACCTTTGAAATTCATGAGCATTCTGATTTTAAAGAATGGATTTGACTCATACAAAGACAAATTGTTTCTAAACACCAAATGCAGGCCAGGCAAGTTTGGAGTGGCTTAAAAGAAGTGCAGCAGACATTTGTATGGTTTAAACTGCAGCTGGCAGGGAAATGACAAGTTGTCCTTACATGAGAGGAAATGGATATGATTATGGATATGGTTTTTCTGTCGTTGTTTTTTAAAGTAGTTAGAAAGCcaatttcttttgaaaattaGTAGAAACTAATGAATTTATAGCTGATGTTAGGGAGTTCTGTTCTAAAGGCTGGGAAAACAGAGGTTCTGGAACATATGTGACATTCAAGCCATGTGTTGCTGACTCCCAACTGAACACAACATTTGTTGGTCCTGTTATGGTctattgcagcctttctcaaccttttgaccctggaggaacccttgaaatatttttcaggccttggggaaccctgaacattcagcctcaaatataggccataaattacaaaactattatatttgtttcatgcgtaggcatgtatatatgcattaacagtatccttaaactaaaaataagcaaTGAAACTTactgtttaatgtgaagttgcccaaatttgaaatattttttaaaataaatcacgaTCTCTCAGGGAAATCCCTAGTGATTCTAGTGCAAACCTAgggttccagggaaccctggttgagggtGGGGAATAttttcctggaaatatttttggaagtggcttgttactaccttcttcctagggatgagagagaatgactgtcccATCTAGATGATTTCTGTGCCTAAAACAAGACTAGAACTCAAGATTTCCAGGTTTTTAATCCAGTGCCTCAATagtaccaaactgggtctcaaacATTAAAGCAAAATTATTCGTATATGACATTGAAAGGAGCTTCCTTCAGACTCCTTCCTACCAGACATGACAGACTGCAGATCAATTATCTCCAGCCATTGGCTATAGTGATTGTAAATTACAGCAGGTGTAGATGTTTTCTGGAGAGCATCAGCTtgtggaaaattattttaaaggaaaatgctGAGTGACATCTATTATTCTTATTTCCCACCCCACTTTTACTTTGCCCCCATTATCAATAAGACTATTGTctttcacaattatcttttaaaaattgattgattaaatgccatcaattctgtgttgatccttagtgaccacatactgtagataaattttctccaggataatctgttcTATATATGGATATTCATGTCTCTCAGTTGTCATTCATGGTGCTGTAACTGAGGCCACCTACTTTGttgctggttgttttcttgtcttctttttctcagaattatggacttctcaagaaaCCTGGGTAtacacataatgtgtccaaaagatAATTGTTTGAGCCTGGTCAAATGTCCCTGGAGTGAAACTctaattgatttgttctatgatccatgtctttgttttcctggctgtctgTGTTATTCTCAACAGTCTTCTCcagtaccaaagttcaaaagcatcaatactctttctattctatttcttcaaagtccagcttcaATATCCACAGA includes:
- the LOC134496376 gene encoding olfactory receptor 10A7-like, whose product is MSVKSTAIQPDLKENLDLDLKDIKMISIERNHFTFPQQGGNQSTTTEFILLGFGNLLELRIVLFMLFLPVYTLSIAGNLLIVSLVVADQHLQTPMYFFLVNLSCLETCYISTILPRMLASFVTGDQSISVYGCIIQYYFFGFFAATECYLLAMMSYDRYLAICKPLHYTTLMNGRLCLQLALTSWISGLLTNTIITFFLLELTFCGPNEIDHFFCDVYPVANISCSNTRLVKLATFILGIMGTGPPFLITLASYIFILYTVLQINSKTAQQKAFSTCSSHLIVVTLFYGSIFLVYIVPEIETLKELHKIFSIFYTVLTPMLNPLIYSLRNREVKGALFKAIRKYSNKIS